One window of Papaver somniferum cultivar HN1 chromosome 9, ASM357369v1, whole genome shotgun sequence genomic DNA carries:
- the LOC113309263 gene encoding zinc finger protein ZAT5-like produces the protein MEIQEENMILNMGSNDISYIAKGKRTKRQRLQSPIILALTNTAPTSSGDDDGGNVENGDDNNNNDNTQIIMNNSSVSPTSSTTTGFITNNEAEDQEDEDMANCLILLARGGHGNNDKTSIQHPEEEEDVVIPTVTTATTTTNLMEVAVPRFNSRRITEASIIGKSGFYVYECKTCNRCFPSFQALGGHRASHKKPKNLLMVEDHQQQQLKKSLVLLSEAQIPVSKATTTTSSSMGFNNNKSKVHECSICGAEFSSGQALGGHMRRHRTSPITAAATTTNSSAISAIINHNNTTKSTITSISGTEEFHHPKMQKTRNLLSLDLNLPAPQDDEQQGKFTFGSNSNSKQQSLVFSASPLVDCHY, from the coding sequence atggagattcaagaggaaaaCATGATTCTGAATATGGGTTCTAATGATATCTCGTATATAGCTAAAGGAAAACGTACGAAACGTCAAAGACTTCAGTCGCCGATTATTCTTGCTTTAACTAATACGGCACCTACAagtagtggtgatgatgatggtggtaaTGTTGAAAATGGTGATGATAACAATAATAACGATAATACTCAGATTATAATGAATAATTCTTCTGTTTCTCCGACTTCGTCGACCACAACTGGATTTATCACTAATAACGAAgctgaagatcaagaagatgaagatatggcGAACTGTTTGATTCTCTTGGCTAGAGGAGGACATGGTAATAATGATAAAACAAGTATTCAACAtccagaggaagaagaagacgttgTAATTCCTACTGTAACTACTGCTACTACTACAACTAACTTAATGGAAGTTGCTGTTCCAAGATTTAATAGTAGAAGAATTACAGAAGCGTCAATAATAGGGAAATCTGGGTTCTATGTTTATGAATGTAAAACTTGCAATAGGTGTTTTCCTTCTTTTCAAGCTTTAGGTGGTCATAGAGCTAGTCATAAAAAACCCAAAAATCTTCTCATGGTTGAAGATCATCAAcagcaacaattgaagaaatctCTGGTATTATTATCCGAAGCACAAATTCCAGTTTCtaaagcaacaacaacaacttcgtcATCAATGGGTTTTAACAACAACAAATCAAAAGTTCATGAGTGTTCAATTTGTGGCGCTGAATTTTCTTCTGGTCAAGCTTTgggtggtcatatgagaagaCATAGAACAAGCCCAattacagcagcagcaacaacaacgaaTTCTTCTGCAATTTCTGCCATTATTAATCATAACAATACTACCAAAAGCACAATCACTAGTATATCTGGAACTGAAGAATTTCACCACCCGAAGATGCAGAAAACAAGAAATCTACTGTCATTGGATCTAAATTTACCGGCACCGCAAGACGATGAACAGCAGGGTAAATTCACTTTCGGTTCAAATTCTAATTCTAAACAACAATCTCTGGTTTTCTCTGCTTCTCCTTTAGTTGATTGCCATTACTAA